A DNA window from Malus domestica chromosome 12, GDT2T_hap1 contains the following coding sequences:
- the LOC103436370 gene encoding uncharacterized protein, with translation MSWRRKQVDAYSPHNPRTKLQSREPQHHQDCWQLGAPYWEKQFCLIVGSVPWRRVVETKKDMHLYESIVQWNDSANLETFNNEKYRFWAAINGLSCNISLPDPDMYIDDIDWNSSIDPELILDLEREPEPSNDESQDKGVTVGNPLLLDQSLACIGWGDAEDDLKNNENPANWGSGWGAAEEDLKNKENPANWGCGWGDAEVDFKNKENPANWGSGWGIAEEDFKSIQNHANWGYGWGIAEEDFKSNQNHANWGYGWSNAEVDFKNKENPENWGCGWNADNKENPRRPDSTQTQSKAAVGGWDNSWNNNWDNNLSKWKNNIDASKNMHYGRADGASWGNSNGNGRKKDGGSWYNSRYKTSRVQGDYYQKNGGWSNGGRRNNRDHVGYENLA, from the exons ATGAGTTGGAGAAGGAAACAAGTTGACGCTTATTCTCCACACAATCCAAGGACTAAATTGCAGAGCAGAGAGCCACAGCACCACCaag ATTGTTGGCAATTAGGTGCACCTTACTGGGAAAAGCAATTCTGTTTGATTGTTGGCTCAGTTCCATGGCGGAGGGTTGTAGAAACAAAGAAGGATATGCATCTCTATGAAAGCATCGTTCAATGGAATGATTCTGCTAAtttagagacattcaacaatgAGAAATACCGGTTTTGGGCAGCGATTAACGGCCTTTCCTGCAACATATCATTGCCAGATCCTGACATGTATATTGATGACATAGATTGGAACTCCAGTATTGATCCTGAACTGATTTTGGACTTGGAAAGGGAACCTGAACCCTCCAATGATGAGAGCCAAGATAAAGGTGTCACTGTTGGTAATCCTCTCCTTTTAGATCAGTCGCTTGCATGCATTGGATGGGGCGATGCTGAAGATGacctaaaaaataatgaaaatccTGCAAACTGGGGTAGTGGATGGGGCGCTGCTGAAGAagacttaaaaaataaagaaaatcctGCAAACTGGGGTTGTGGATGGGGCGACGCTGAAGTAGActtcaaaaataaagaaaatcctGCAAACTGGGGTAGTGGATGGGGCATTGCTGAAGAAGACTTCAAAAGTATACAGAATCATGCAAACTGGGGTTATGGATGGGGCATTGCTGAAGAAGACTTCAAAAGTAATCAGAATCATGCAAACTGGGGTTATGGATGGAGCAATGCTGAAGTAGActtcaaaaataaagaaaatcctGAAAACTGGGGTTGTGGATGGAATGCGGATAATAAAGAAAATCCACGGAGACCTGATTCTACTCAGACTCAGAGCAAAGCAGCTGTAGGAGGATGGGATAACAGTTGGAACAACAATTGGGATAATAACTTAAGCAAGTGGAAGAACAATATCGACGCTTCAAAGAACATGCATTATGGAAGAGCTGATGGAGCTTCATGGGGAAATTCAAATGGAAATggaaggaagaaagatggaggTAGTTGGTACAACTCAAGGTATAAGACCTCGAGAGTTCAAGGTGACTATTACCAGAAAAACGGAGGGTGGAGTAACGGAGGCAGAAGGAACAACAGAGATCATGTCGGTTACGAGAACCTGGCTTGA